Below is a window of bacterium DNA.
CCGACGACTGAGTAGAGCGAATCACCCTCCCTGCAATCAGCCAGCTTGCGAGTGGAACGTCCCACCTCATTGAACACAAAAGCGATCGTTCCGTCCGCCTCGTTCCAGCCCGACAGCGTGTAAGGAATCCGCTCGGAACGCTCGTCAACCATCACGATAACAAACTGCCCAGGCCTTGCCCTAGAAACCACATGAGGCGCCTCGACCCTCACAAAGTGTGTGTTCGGCGCTATCTCGTGTTTCTCGACGATCCTATACATCGCTATCCCTTCTGATGCCTTCAATCCTCACCGCAACAGAATTGTGCCCCAAACAGACGGCCTCAACCCCAAGCAGGCCCAACAGCCGAGGATCGTTCGCCGACCATCGCGAGACGGCAAGCCCCTTCGGAACGGTCGCATCCGCGCGAACCTCTGCGACCACCTGACCGTGCTCAGCAACTATCTCAATCTCGTCCCGGTCCTTGAGGCCGAGCTCAACCAGCGTCTCCCCACAAATCCGCAAACAGCCATCATCCAAAGCGCCGATCCCGGGCACGAGACCACCAATGCGATGCCCGTTGTAAAGATGTGAATTGTGCCGATTAACCAGAACCAAAGGCCACTCGCTAGAGGGCCTCGCGACGGCGCATAACTCGAACGGCGCAAGAACAGCGGGCCGCCTCTCGCCGAGGTCTGCGCCTTCTCTGCGATCGGCATCCAGACCGCGCCTGATCGACTCCAAATCCTCCCAGCCAAGATCTGTGCCGAGTGCCTTGGCAAGTAGCGAAGCGACCACCCAGCCGGGTTTGGCGTGGCCAAGCGGTCTGACAGCAGGCTTGATCTCTCGCTTGCTGCCATCCACCGCTGTGTAGGTCCCGCCCATCTCCGTCACGAAAGCAGAGGGCAGGACAACGTCAGCATGAGGCGCATAAGAGCCCCGGTGGCTGTCGATCACGACAAGGAAATCGAGGCGGTCGAGCGGATTCTTGACCTCCGGGCCGAGCTCCGGCACAAGATCGCCCACCATGACGAGCGCTTTGACTCGTCCTGACTGAATGTCTTGAACTGTTTTAAGCCAATCAGCGTCAAAATCACCTCTCGTATCTAGCGAGGCCACCTCGCACTGCCGGCCCTCTGCGCCAAGCAATAGCCGGAGGTCATTGACGCCCGTGGTGAACGGCTCGCTTGTGGCATCAGAACCAACCTCCGGGCCTACAATGACCAGCGCGTTTGAAGAGGAGCTCAGCATTTCGGCGGCTTTCTTGAGGCAGCCTGCGTCGGCGCTTGCCGCAGAGCCTACATCGTCAAAGCTGATCTGAGAGGCCCATCCGGCAAATTCATTGAACCCCTCAAGCTCTTCATAGCGCTGTTTGTCACTCGTCTCTAAAAGGGCTTTGACCAGACCGGCCACAGCCGATACGTAGCCGCCAGGACGGGTGGCTATCTTTGCCGAGGCGAACTTGTCGAGGAAGGTTGAGACAGTATCGGCAATGACGAGCCTCGCTCCCCTTTCGGTGGCGCGCTTCACGTTGAGGCCGAGGATGGGGTGCGTCTGCATCAGGTCGGCGCCCAAAAGCAGGACGCAGTCGCCCGCTTCGAGTGAGGTGAGGCTCGCGTCGAACAGCTCCCATTTCTGCGGCGGGGATAGGGATGATACGTTCTGAGTCTCAAGCGCCTGGTCTGCGAACCTCGAGAAGGCGAGGGCCTCCTCGAGCGTGACCGATCTGGGGAACATCAAGGCCCTCTCGGAGGGCTTGAACTTGGCCAGACCCTCTGCCGCAAGTGCTATCGCCTCGTCCCAGGAGGATTTGAGGAGGTTATCGAATCTCCTGACGAGCGGCACTGAGACGCGCTCCCTGGTATTAGTGAGCTCCTGAATGGCGAATCTGCCCAGAGCGCAGAGCTGGCCGGCGCCTACGCTGTCATCCTCTGCCGCGAGTGACTTGACGACGCGACCTTGCGCCACTCCCACCTGTATGCCGCATCCGACCGGGCACAGCGAACAAGTGCTGCGGACCATCTTCTCGGGCTTGGGCTCCCACTTGCTCGTTCGGTCTGAGAGCGCCCCAGTGGGGCAGACGTCAACGCAGGCGCCGCAGAATTGGCAGCTCATGTCGAGATGAAGCGCATGGAATGCCGTGCTCACCCTAGTTTCGTGGCCTCGGTTTATCAACGAAATCGTGCCAGCGCCTCGCACCTCTTGACAGACCCGCACGCATCTACCGCAGAGAACGCAGAGGTTGTAGTCCCGGTCAAAGAACGGGTCCAGTCGTTCAACGGGAAGAGATTTGTGGATCGGCTCAAACCTGATCTCTGAGAGGCCTACCTTCTCCACCAGCTCCCGCAGCTCGCAGTCGTCCTTTTTGGGGCAGAACATGCAGCCGGTTACGAGCCCGGATTTGCCTGCATGGCCTCTGAACTCCTCGCACTCCTGCTTTCGCTCGCACAGGAGGCAGCCGCTAGGATGCTCCGATAGAATGAGCTCGAGGACAGAGCGTCGGAGCTGCTGAACGCGGGGCGTGTTTGTCCTGACGACCATCCCGTCCTTAGCGGGGGTGCTGCACGAGGCGGGGAAGCCGCGCATGCCCTCTATCTCAACGATGCAGAGCCGGCACGCACCGTAGGGAGATAATCCATCCTGATGACATAGG
It encodes the following:
- a CDS encoding molybdopterin-dependent oxidoreductase — its product is MPTLTIDGIEVEVEEGAMVLSAIRSLGMEIPTLCHQDGLSPYGACRLCIVEIEGMRGFPASCSTPAKDGMVVRTNTPRVQQLRRSVLELILSEHPSGCLLCERKQECEEFRGHAGKSGLVTGCMFCPKKDDCELRELVEKVGLSEIRFEPIHKSLPVERLDPFFDRDYNLCVLCGRCVRVCQEVRGAGTISLINRGHETRVSTAFHALHLDMSCQFCGACVDVCPTGALSDRTSKWEPKPEKMVRSTCSLCPVGCGIQVGVAQGRVVKSLAAEDDSVGAGQLCALGRFAIQELTNTRERVSVPLVRRFDNLLKSSWDEAIALAAEGLAKFKPSERALMFPRSVTLEEALAFSRFADQALETQNVSSLSPPQKWELFDASLTSLEAGDCVLLLGADLMQTHPILGLNVKRATERGARLVIADTVSTFLDKFASAKIATRPGGYVSAVAGLVKALLETSDKQRYEELEGFNEFAGWASQISFDDVGSAASADAGCLKKAAEMLSSSSNALVIVGPEVGSDATSEPFTTGVNDLRLLLGAEGRQCEVASLDTRGDFDADWLKTVQDIQSGRVKALVMVGDLVPELGPEVKNPLDRLDFLVVIDSHRGSYAPHADVVLPSAFVTEMGGTYTAVDGSKREIKPAVRPLGHAKPGWVVASLLAKALGTDLGWEDLESIRRGLDADRREGADLGERRPAVLAPFELCAVARPSSEWPLVLVNRHNSHLYNGHRIGGLVPGIGALDDGCLRICGETLVELGLKDRDEIEIVAEHGQVVAEVRADATVPKGLAVSRWSANDPRLLGLLGVEAVCLGHNSVAVRIEGIRRDSDV